One genomic window of Paramormyrops kingsleyae isolate MSU_618 chromosome 22, PKINGS_0.4, whole genome shotgun sequence includes the following:
- the LOC111849264 gene encoding opioid-binding protein/cell adhesion molecule-like isoform X1, with product MEVINSDRFLLILFVVGHQLYESGSTAADGCLELHPNRVVVRHGDPVSVNCTVSTNHSGMGWTAPVDDVPNTPGVQFLTWRVESLKIWDLGPLCFANRPGKAQCKERLSVTVYKPPDSVSVSSVNSTDSMVEGSQYQLKCEIQNIAPVQNLTVKWYKGDTLVHEDRDYVIEDGKSDREKAPVSVSSTLLITPSRADDGAEYSCEAELDLGPEGPQPPLAMKSTPLNITVHYPPKIKVGQDNVTVSQGGTVSLSCSAEGKPPPQVRWSYIDAGNVRVTSSGGSSTAVIAEASSANEGFYNCTATNRLGSDTATVFVTVTRTSTSPPPDTTTVFVTVTSTNPLPDTTTAFVTVTRTSPLPDTTGPQILTKIPGPSGPAPWIISVLVAMVVTVAVICICFIYRKFIKKSGSQPV from the exons ATGGAAGTTATAAATTCGGACCGTTTTCTCCTGATTTTGTTCGTTGTGGGACACCAGCTGTATGAATCCGGATCCA CTGCTGCTGATGGCTGTCTTGAGCTCCATCCTAACAGAGTGGTGGTGAGACATGGAGACCCAGTATCAGTGAACTGCACAGTGTCCACAAATCACAGTGGGATGGGCTGGACAGCTCCAGTAGATGACGTACCTAATACACCTGGTGTCCAGTTTCTCACTTGGAGGGTGGAAAGTCTGAAAATCTGGGACTTAGGGCCTCTGTGCTTTGCAAACCGTCCAGGAAAAGCTCAATGTAAAGAACGTCTCTCAGTCACTGTGTACA AACCCCCAGACAGTGTATCTGTCAGTTCTGTGAACTCTACTGACTCCATGGTGGAGGGGAGTCAGTACCAGCTGAAGTGTGAGATCCAGAACATCGCTCCTGTTCAGAACCTCACTGTGAAGTGGTACAAAGGGGACACATTAGTACATGAAGACAGAGACTATGTCATAGAAGATGGAAAGTCTGACAGAGAAAAGGCACCTGTGAGTGTGTCCTCCACCCTCCTGATCACCCCCAGCAGAGCTGATGATGGAGCAGAGTACAGCTGTGAGGCAGAACTGGACCTGGGACCAGAAGGACCACAACCCCCCCTAGCAATGAAATCAACACCCCTCAATATCACTGTGCACT ACCCACCAAAGATCAAAGTAGGGCAGGACAATGTGACTGTATCCCAGGGTGGGACGGTGTCTCTGTCCTGCAGCGCCGAGGGGAAACCCCCTCCTCAGGTCCGATGGAGCTACATAGATGCTGGGAATGTGAGGGTCACCAGCTCTGGGGGCAGCAGCACTGCTGTCATCGCAGAAGCTTCATCTGCCAATGAAGGGTTTTACAACTGCACTGCCACCAACAGGCTGGGGAGTGACACTGCAACAGTGTTTGTCACCGTGACCAGGACCAGCACCAGCCCACCACCGGACACAACAACAGTGTTTGTCACCGTGACCAGTACCAACCCACTACCGGACACAACAACAGCGTTTGTCACCGTGACCAGGACCAGCCCACTACCGGACACAACAGGACCACAAATATTAACTAAAATTCCAG GTCCTTCAGGACCAGCACCCTGGATTATTTCAGTATTAGTGGCTATGGTTGTGACTGTAGCTGTCATCTGCATATGTTTTATATATCGGAAGTTCATCAAAAAATCGGGTTCCCAGCCTGTGTGA
- the LOC111849264 gene encoding cell adhesion molecule 2-like isoform X4, whose amino-acid sequence MGWTAPVDDVPNTPGVQFLTWRVESLKIWDLGPLCFANRPGKAQCKERLSVTVYKPPDSVSVSSVNSTDSMVEGSQYQLKCEIQNIAPVQNLTVKWYKGDTLVHEDRDYVIEDGKSDREKAPVSVSSTLLITPSRADDGAEYSCEAELDLGPEGPQPPLAMKSTPLNITVHYPPKIKVGQDNVTVSQGGTVSLSCSAEGKPPPQVRWSYIDAGNVRVTSSGGSSTAVIAEASSANEGFYNCTATNRLGSDTATVFVTVTRTSTSPPPDTTTVFVTVTSTNPLPDTTTAFVTVTRTSPLPDTTGPQILTKIPGPSGPAPWIISVLVAMVVTVAVICICFIYRKFIKKSGSQPV is encoded by the exons ATGGGCTGGACAGCTCCAGTAGATGACGTACCTAATACACCTGGTGTCCAGTTTCTCACTTGGAGGGTGGAAAGTCTGAAAATCTGGGACTTAGGGCCTCTGTGCTTTGCAAACCGTCCAGGAAAAGCTCAATGTAAAGAACGTCTCTCAGTCACTGTGTACA AACCCCCAGACAGTGTATCTGTCAGTTCTGTGAACTCTACTGACTCCATGGTGGAGGGGAGTCAGTACCAGCTGAAGTGTGAGATCCAGAACATCGCTCCTGTTCAGAACCTCACTGTGAAGTGGTACAAAGGGGACACATTAGTACATGAAGACAGAGACTATGTCATAGAAGATGGAAAGTCTGACAGAGAAAAGGCACCTGTGAGTGTGTCCTCCACCCTCCTGATCACCCCCAGCAGAGCTGATGATGGAGCAGAGTACAGCTGTGAGGCAGAACTGGACCTGGGACCAGAAGGACCACAACCCCCCCTAGCAATGAAATCAACACCCCTCAATATCACTGTGCACT ACCCACCAAAGATCAAAGTAGGGCAGGACAATGTGACTGTATCCCAGGGTGGGACGGTGTCTCTGTCCTGCAGCGCCGAGGGGAAACCCCCTCCTCAGGTCCGATGGAGCTACATAGATGCTGGGAATGTGAGGGTCACCAGCTCTGGGGGCAGCAGCACTGCTGTCATCGCAGAAGCTTCATCTGCCAATGAAGGGTTTTACAACTGCACTGCCACCAACAGGCTGGGGAGTGACACTGCAACAGTGTTTGTCACCGTGACCAGGACCAGCACCAGCCCACCACCGGACACAACAACAGTGTTTGTCACCGTGACCAGTACCAACCCACTACCGGACACAACAACAGCGTTTGTCACCGTGACCAGGACCAGCCCACTACCGGACACAACAGGACCACAAATATTAACTAAAATTCCAG GTCCTTCAGGACCAGCACCCTGGATTATTTCAGTATTAGTGGCTATGGTTGTGACTGTAGCTGTCATCTGCATATGTTTTATATATCGGAAGTTCATCAAAAAATCGGGTTCCCAGCCTGTGTGA
- the LOC111849264 gene encoding intercellular adhesion molecule 1-like isoform X2, with the protein MKALSWDRFLLILLIVGQQLCDSGSSADGCLELHPPRVVVRHGDPVSVNCTVSIDHGGMGWTAPVDDVPNTPGVQFLTWRVESLRNWDLGPLCYANRPGKAQCIERLSVTVYKPPDSVSVSSVNSTDSMVEGSQYQLKCEIQNIAPVQNLTVKWYKGDTLVHEDRDYVIEDGKSDREKAPVSVSSTLLITPSRADDGAEYSCEAELDLGPEGPQPPLAMKSTPLNITVHYPPKIKVGQDNVTVSQGGTVSLSCSAEGKPPPQVRWSYIDAGNVRVTSSGGSSTAVIAEASSANEGFYNCTATNRLGSDTATVFVTVTRTSTSPPPDTTTVFVTVTSTNPLPDTTTAFVTVTRTSPLPDTTGPQILTKIPGPSGPAPWIISVLVAMVVTVAVICICFIYRKFIKKSGSQPV; encoded by the exons ATGAAAGCTTTAAGCTGGGACCGTTTTCTCCTGATTTTGCTCATTGTGGGGCAGCAGCTGTGTGACTCTGGATCCA GTGCTGATGGCTGTCTTGAGCTCCATCCTCCCAGAGTGGTGGTGAGACATGGAGACCCAGTATCAGTGAACTGCACAGTGTCCATAGATCACGGTGGGATGGGCTGGACAGCTCCAGTAGATGACGTACCTAATACACCTGGTGTCCAGTTTCTCACTTGGAGGGTGGAAAGTCTGAGAAACTGGGACTTAGGGCCTCTGTGCTATGCAAACCGTCCAGGAAAAGCTCAATGTATAGAACGTCTCTCAGTCACTGTGTACA AACCCCCAGACAGTGTATCTGTCAGTTCTGTGAACTCTACTGACTCCATGGTGGAGGGGAGTCAGTACCAGCTGAAGTGTGAGATCCAGAACATCGCTCCTGTTCAGAACCTCACTGTGAAGTGGTACAAAGGGGACACATTAGTACATGAAGACAGAGACTATGTCATAGAAGATGGAAAGTCTGACAGAGAAAAGGCACCTGTGAGTGTGTCCTCCACCCTCCTGATCACCCCCAGCAGAGCTGATGATGGAGCAGAGTACAGCTGTGAGGCAGAACTGGACCTGGGACCAGAAGGACCACAACCCCCCCTAGCAATGAAATCAACACCCCTCAATATCACTGTGCACT ACCCACCAAAGATCAAAGTAGGGCAGGACAATGTGACTGTATCCCAGGGTGGGACGGTGTCTCTGTCCTGCAGCGCCGAGGGGAAACCCCCTCCTCAGGTCCGATGGAGCTACATAGATGCTGGGAATGTGAGGGTCACCAGCTCTGGGGGCAGCAGCACTGCTGTCATCGCAGAAGCTTCATCTGCCAATGAAGGGTTTTACAACTGCACTGCCACCAACAGGCTGGGGAGTGACACTGCAACAGTGTTTGTCACCGTGACCAGGACCAGCACCAGCCCACCACCGGACACAACAACAGTGTTTGTCACCGTGACCAGTACCAACCCACTACCGGACACAACAACAGCGTTTGTCACCGTGACCAGGACCAGCCCACTACCGGACACAACAGGACCACAAATATTAACTAAAATTCCAG GTCCTTCAGGACCAGCACCCTGGATTATTTCAGTATTAGTGGCTATGGTTGTGACTGTAGCTGTCATCTGCATATGTTTTATATATCGGAAGTTCATCAAAAAATCGGGTTCCCAGCCTGTGTGA
- the LOC140581592 gene encoding intercellular adhesion molecule 2-like, translating into MTSSLVLVSWLVLVLQVVADDEHCIKLHPPRVVVKDGDPVSVNCTTSIDHIWMYWEYNNCAAKLHASREAVTHGVNCAISIITLRCREDTHGNNCITLQVKITDYNANFSCHVILKGKLECKKDLSVTVYKPPDNVSVSSVNSTDPMVEGSQYQLKCEIQNIAPVQNLTVKWYKGDTLVHEDRDYVIEDGKSDREKAPMSVSSILLITPNRADDGAEYSCWAELDLGPEGPQPPLAVKSEPLRITVHSPPRRTFWTSIGVVIAVLLLVSICVYKQWNQKRKEADRLPNSSDPLISMAQRANNGTQALRK; encoded by the exons ATGACATCCAGCCTGGTGCTGGTCTCCTGGCTGGTCTTGGTCCTCCAAGTCG TTGCTGATGATGAGCATTGTATTAAGCTCCATCCTCCCAGAGTGGTGGTGAAAGATGGTGACCCAGTATCAGTGAACTGCACCACGTCCATAGATCATATTTGGATGTACTGGGAATATAACAACTGTGCTGCTAAGCTCCATGCTTCCAGAGAGGCAGTGACACATGGAGTGAACTGCGCCATATCCATAATTACATTGAGGTGCAGGGAGGATACACATGGCAACAATTGTATCACTTTGCAAGTGAAGATAACAGATTACAATGCAAACTTTTCCTGCCATGTCATTCTTAAAGGAAAACTAGAATGTAAAAAAGATCTCTCAGTCACTGTGTACA AACCCCCAGACAATGTTTCTGTCAGTTCTGTGAACTCTACTGACCCCATGGTGGAGGGGAGTCAGTACCAGCTGAAATGTGAGATCCAGAACATCGCTCCTGTTCAGAACCTCACTGTGAAGTGGTACAAAGGGGACACATTAGTACATGAAGACAGAGACTATGTCATAGAAGATGGAAAGTCTGATAGAGAAAAGGCACCTATGAGTGTGTCCTCCATCCTCCTGATCACCCCCAACAGAGCTGATGATGGAGCAGAGTACAGCTGTTGGGCAGAACTGGACCTGGGACCAGAAGGACCACAACCCCCCCTTGCAGTGAAATCAGAGCCCCTCAGGATCACTGTGCACT CTCCTCCAAGAAGAACATTCTGGACTTCTATTGGAGTTGTTATTGCAGTCCTTCTTTTAGTTTCAATCTGCGTCTATAAACAATGGAATCAGAAGAGGAAGGAAGCTGACCGACTTCCAAATTCCAGTGATCCACTCATTTCAATGGCCCAGCGGGCTAATAATGGTACTCAGGCTTTAAGAAAATAA